A stretch of the Saccharolobus caldissimus genome encodes the following:
- a CDS encoding 16S rRNA methyltransferase — protein sequence MNINIILLEAGIELVPKEIVNHPSVVKNAKRRKKKPEDTLLDISLHYHAMKKLENVHKRGRPDIVHQALLIMLTDPMIKGDFYIHTIESKIIRINPKMRPPKNYLRFVGLMEQLLKYGKVPLDSNETLMEVTNLTLEDLMTKYNLALLSEKGEKIAPEELCRLGDNWILGIGAFPHGDFSEKIQKISKKIYSISKFPLETQQVICRIFSACNQILGWP from the coding sequence ATGAATATAAACATAATACTCTTAGAGGCTGGGATAGAATTAGTACCGAAAGAGATAGTTAATCATCCCTCTGTTGTGAAAAATGCTAAAAGAAGAAAGAAAAAACCAGAAGATACGTTATTAGACATTTCTTTACATTATCATGCTATGAAGAAATTGGAAAACGTTCATAAAAGAGGAAGACCAGATATTGTACATCAAGCTTTACTTATAATGTTAACGGATCCTATGATTAAAGGGGATTTTTACATTCATACAATTGAATCTAAGATAATTAGAATAAATCCTAAGATGCGACCTCCCAAAAATTATTTAAGGTTTGTAGGTTTAATGGAACAGTTATTAAAATACGGTAAGGTGCCTTTGGATAGTAATGAGACGTTAATGGAAGTAACTAACTTGACGTTGGAAGATTTAATGACTAAATATAATTTAGCCTTATTGTCTGAGAAAGGAGAAAAAATAGCACCAGAAGAACTTTGCAGGCTAGGCGATAACTGGATATTAGGAATAGGCGCATTTCCCCATGGAGATTTTTCAGAAAAAATTCAAAAAATTTCTAAGAAAATTTATTCTATAAGTAAATTTCCACTTGAGACCCAGCAAGTTATATGTAGAATATTTTCAGCTTGTAATCAGATATTAGGATGGCCTTGA
- a CDS encoding ribonuclease P protein component 4 — protein sequence MRRKNAIRKRIIELIIQSVNIAKEGNIELAREYVKLAVMYSRKGKVKIPLKYKRMFCRKCYTPLIVGLTERRRIRSKILIRTCLICNWQRRYVLTRDKRANKESKS from the coding sequence GTGAGAAGAAAGAATGCAATAAGGAAGAGAATTATTGAGCTTATTATCCAGAGTGTTAATATAGCTAAAGAAGGAAACATAGAACTAGCAAGAGAATATGTCAAATTAGCTGTTATGTATTCGAGAAAAGGTAAAGTAAAAATACCACTAAAGTATAAGAGAATGTTTTGCCGGAAATGCTACACGCCGTTAATTGTAGGATTAACTGAAAGAAGAAGAATTAGATCAAAGATTTTAATTAGAACATGTCTAATTTGTAATTGGCAAAGAAGATATGTACTCACAAGAGATAAAAGAGCTAATAAAGAAAGCAAAAGCTAG
- a CDS encoding YhbY family RNA-binding protein: protein MYSQEIKELIKKAKARTADVRIGKNGLSENVINEIKRRLKEHKVVKVKIGIETSEDRREFALKVANLTGAKLIEVRGYTFILAKIDEPREDKNKGSL, encoded by the coding sequence ATGTACTCACAAGAGATAAAAGAGCTAATAAAGAAAGCAAAAGCTAGAACTGCAGACGTTCGCATAGGTAAAAATGGACTAAGCGAGAATGTAATAAATGAAATAAAAAGACGATTAAAAGAACATAAAGTGGTTAAAGTAAAAATTGGAATTGAAACGTCTGAAGATAGAAGAGAATTTGCCTTAAAAGTAGCTAATTTAACTGGGGCTAAACTTATAGAGGTTAGAGGATATACTTTTATATTAGCTAAAATTGATGAGCCTAGAGAAGATAAAAATAAGGGGTCATTATAA
- a CDS encoding DUF371 domain-containing protein, whose product MMSLEKIKIRGHYNIRALHKTTLEITKDNYLTIRGDCIIGIMANKGAKDLNENFKKLARNDNSFIYVIIKVNDLIDIVHGKGSSRLILENEKKIILRRSNFIEDSTLMINSDKAAKDIKREIIDELKKGSEGEVYLLASDIPLKDEEILRIIFNSSPISLT is encoded by the coding sequence TTGATGAGCCTAGAGAAGATAAAAATAAGGGGTCATTATAATATAAGGGCTTTGCATAAGACTACGCTAGAGATAACTAAGGATAACTATCTAACTATTAGAGGGGATTGTATTATAGGAATAATGGCTAATAAAGGAGCTAAAGATCTAAATGAGAATTTCAAGAAATTAGCAAGAAATGATAATAGCTTTATATATGTAATTATTAAGGTGAATGATCTCATAGATATAGTCCATGGTAAAGGGTCTTCGCGACTAATTCTGGAAAATGAAAAGAAGATAATTTTAAGAAGATCTAATTTTATAGAAGATTCTACATTAATGATAAATTCAGATAAGGCCGCTAAAGATATAAAAAGAGAGATCATAGATGAGCTTAAAAAAGGAAGTGAGGGTGAAGTATATTTATTGGCATCTGACATTCCCCTTAAAGATGAAGAGATCCTTAGAATAATCTTTAACTCTAGTCCAATTAGCCTTACCTAA
- a CDS encoding class I SAM-dependent methyltransferase has product MKTERLNKIFRGARSFYIIGDIAIVTPKKVEIDYKSFARKIMETHPKIKAVYLKRKVSGGFRINDLEFLAGEKITTTVFKENGIRFYVDISKVYVNPSLGGDRLRNVELLDDNRIILDAFTGYGAIALNLAHKKRVYVVAGDINIDGLYMLKKSLSLNKIKGLIDIVNYDAYNLPFREKSFDLTFADNPTMIVEFKEELCRVSKNVVFYFLTNSEEDATQKLGKANWTRVKDYSKDLFIFKGNVRCQ; this is encoded by the coding sequence ATGAAAACAGAAAGACTTAATAAGATTTTCCGTGGCGCTAGAAGTTTCTACATAATAGGTGATATAGCTATTGTGACTCCTAAAAAAGTTGAGATAGATTATAAGTCATTTGCAAGAAAGATTATGGAAACTCATCCTAAAATTAAAGCAGTGTATTTAAAAAGGAAAGTGAGTGGCGGATTTAGAATTAATGATCTAGAATTTTTAGCTGGTGAAAAAATTACTACTACAGTGTTTAAGGAAAACGGGATAAGGTTCTATGTGGATATATCTAAAGTCTACGTTAATCCATCATTAGGAGGAGATAGGCTGCGTAATGTAGAGTTATTAGATGATAATCGCATAATACTAGATGCTTTTACTGGTTACGGTGCAATAGCCTTAAATTTAGCTCATAAGAAAAGGGTGTATGTTGTGGCTGGTGATATTAATATTGATGGATTGTATATGTTAAAAAAATCTTTATCTTTAAATAAGATTAAAGGGTTGATTGATATTGTAAATTACGATGCTTATAATTTGCCATTTAGGGAAAAATCATTTGATTTAACGTTTGCGGATAATCCAACTATGATAGTAGAGTTTAAAGAAGAGTTGTGCAGAGTATCTAAGAATGTTGTGTTTTATTTTTTGACAAATTCTGAGGAAGATGCAACTCAAAAATTAGGTAAGGCTAATTGGACTAGAGTTAAAGATTATTCTAAGGATCTCTTCATCTTTAAGGGGAATGTCAGATGCCAATAA
- a CDS encoding NAD(P)/FAD-dependent oxidoreductase, which yields MSEYDMIIIGGGPIGLFSAFYAGLRDMKTLLIDAQDELGGQLVTLYPEKTVYDVGGIPGIQAYELAQRLVEQAKMFGPEIRVNEWADWIERTNDNMWIVKTDKGSYKAKTVLIAAGIGRITPSRLGAKGEIEYENKGVYYTVRRKKDFEGKKVLIVGGGDSAVDWALTLAPIAKSVTLIHRRDQFRAHERSVKELFRVANVYVWHELKEVKGDGNRITQAIIFDNRTKEEKVLDVDAVIISIGYKGDLGNIPKWGLNMKGRDIIVNGKMETNLPGVYAAGDIAQQVDSPKLALIAVGFAQAAIAVSVAKKYIEPNASLFAGHSSEMDKFKSK from the coding sequence ATGAGTGAATACGACATGATAATAATAGGAGGAGGTCCAATAGGTCTTTTCTCAGCTTTCTATGCCGGATTAAGAGATATGAAAACATTACTAATAGATGCACAAGATGAATTAGGAGGACAGCTAGTTACATTATATCCAGAAAAGACTGTTTATGATGTAGGAGGAATCCCAGGAATTCAAGCTTATGAATTAGCTCAAAGACTCGTAGAACAAGCTAAAATGTTCGGTCCAGAAATTAGAGTAAATGAATGGGCTGATTGGATAGAGAGAACTAATGATAATATGTGGATAGTAAAAACGGATAAGGGATCTTATAAAGCAAAGACAGTTCTCATAGCTGCAGGTATCGGGAGAATAACTCCATCCAGATTAGGAGCTAAAGGAGAAATAGAATATGAGAATAAGGGTGTATATTATACTGTTAGAAGAAAGAAGGATTTTGAAGGAAAAAAAGTACTCATTGTAGGAGGAGGAGATTCGGCAGTAGACTGGGCTTTAACGTTAGCACCAATAGCTAAATCTGTAACTCTAATCCACAGAAGAGATCAATTTAGGGCTCATGAAAGAAGCGTTAAGGAGTTATTTAGAGTTGCCAATGTATATGTATGGCATGAATTAAAGGAAGTAAAGGGCGATGGAAATCGAATAACCCAAGCTATAATATTTGATAATAGGACAAAAGAAGAAAAGGTGTTAGATGTGGATGCAGTTATTATAAGTATAGGCTATAAAGGAGATTTAGGTAATATTCCAAAATGGGGATTAAATATGAAAGGCAGGGATATTATAGTAAATGGAAAAATGGAAACTAATTTACCAGGTGTTTATGCAGCTGGTGATATAGCTCAACAAGTAGATTCTCCTAAGCTTGCTTTAATAGCTGTAGGTTTTGCACAAGCAGCAATAGCTGTTAGCGTTGCTAAGAAATATATTGAGCCTAATGCCTCATTGTTCGCTGGTCATAGCTCAGAGATGGATAAATTTAAATCTAAGTAA
- a CDS encoding MFS transporter yields MKGIRIIIARIIYAIHWFYLAPLIPYLINKLDIPIQLAGLIPFSFFLGSGIMQVPSAYISTRIGLRNTLLVGLLVMSISPLMVSYSRTFSELLLSYLIDGIGASMFFSTGGGMLAFLNKDSPAFALGIYNAAFALGGLIGLNWYLIFKNGILLFYILSFLTLISLIINVCNPNLKPKWNIIKDYRIILLGISISGIWGVYYVIGELYPTFAFYYMHLNITNSSLFTSFLLISSAVGGLLTFIADKRVKKFNLLIVSSILGTLPSLLLYTNIYYAGIIITGIFNELAISVMYSIIAVLQKGENSTMGLALVNSLNILIGMNFEPLASYFGYYMWAIVNIVGLMLFTLIILIRQSISV; encoded by the coding sequence GTGAAAGGTATTAGAATTATCATAGCTAGAATTATATACGCTATTCATTGGTTTTATTTAGCCCCGCTTATACCATATTTAATAAATAAACTGGATATTCCCATCCAACTAGCTGGGCTTATACCATTCTCCTTCTTTTTAGGATCCGGCATCATGCAAGTCCCCTCAGCTTACATATCAACAAGGATAGGGCTAAGAAATACCCTATTAGTGGGGCTCCTAGTCATGAGTATTTCACCACTTATGGTGAGTTACTCAAGGACATTTAGTGAATTGCTTTTATCTTATCTTATTGACGGTATAGGAGCTTCTATGTTCTTTTCTACAGGTGGAGGAATGCTAGCTTTTCTAAATAAAGATTCTCCAGCTTTTGCATTGGGTATTTATAATGCTGCTTTTGCATTAGGAGGTTTGATCGGTTTAAATTGGTACTTAATATTTAAAAATGGTATATTATTGTTTTACATATTATCTTTCTTGACTTTGATATCACTAATTATTAATGTATGCAATCCAAATTTAAAACCTAAATGGAATATAATAAAAGATTATAGAATTATATTGCTGGGTATATCAATATCTGGAATTTGGGGAGTATATTATGTTATAGGAGAATTATATCCAACTTTTGCATTTTATTACATGCATTTAAACATAACTAATTCTAGTTTATTCACTTCATTCCTTCTTATTTCATCTGCGGTAGGCGGTTTATTAACATTTATAGCGGATAAGAGAGTTAAGAAATTTAATTTGTTGATAGTTTCTTCAATACTGGGCACGCTTCCATCATTGTTACTCTATACCAATATTTATTACGCAGGAATAATAATTACTGGAATTTTTAATGAATTGGCTATTTCAGTAATGTATTCTATAATTGCGGTTCTTCAGAAAGGTGAGAATAGTACGATGGGTCTAGCATTAGTTAACTCGTTAAACATATTAATTGGTATGAATTTCGAACCATTGGCTTCCTATTTCGGCTATTATATGTGGGCAATAGTTAATATAGTTGGGCTCATGTTATTTACTTTAATAATACTTATTAGGCAGAGTATCTCAGTTTAA
- a CDS encoding NAD(+)/NADH kinase: protein MNIKIVSKPSPQVYNTVEKIKEIAKKLGFEIDNKNFDYVIAVGGDGTLLRAVKEGKPVITVKAGRRGLLMDVPPDKIEDVLLRLKKGDYREEEYMLLEIITDNKIELAFNEAGILYDRPEAIKVGISFDNERVSVEGDGVLVSTPQGSSGWGLSITSSLLYKDLQAIEIIFVNPIFYYLRSVVIPPKILTLKLEDKGYTQTARVVVDGEIATLIRTNQQIIIRPSQTKAKILRFYNLDLIGEVLHAYSV, encoded by the coding sequence ATGAACATAAAGATAGTTAGTAAACCATCGCCACAAGTTTATAACACTGTAGAAAAGATAAAGGAAATTGCAAAGAAATTAGGGTTTGAGATAGATAATAAGAATTTTGATTACGTAATAGCAGTTGGCGGTGACGGAACATTGCTAAGGGCAGTCAAAGAAGGTAAACCAGTGATTACAGTAAAGGCTGGAAGGAGAGGACTATTAATGGATGTACCGCCAGATAAAATTGAGGATGTATTACTGAGGCTAAAAAAGGGAGATTATAGGGAAGAAGAATACATGCTCTTAGAAATTATTACAGATAATAAAATTGAATTAGCATTTAATGAGGCTGGAATACTTTATGATAGACCTGAAGCCATAAAAGTAGGGATAAGCTTCGATAACGAGAGGGTTTCTGTAGAAGGTGATGGTGTATTAGTATCAACTCCTCAAGGAAGTAGTGGATGGGGATTATCTATTACGAGTTCCCTCTTATATAAGGATTTACAAGCTATAGAAATAATATTTGTTAATCCAATCTTTTACTATTTAAGATCTGTTGTTATACCACCTAAAATATTAACGCTTAAATTAGAGGATAAGGGTTATACACAAACAGCAAGAGTAGTAGTAGATGGAGAAATAGCTACGTTAATTAGAACCAATCAGCAGATTATTATTAGACCATCTCAAACAAAAGCGAAAATATTAAGATTTTATAATCTTGATTTAATAGGAGAAGTACTACATGCATATAGTGTTTGA
- a CDS encoding NOB1 family endonuclease — MHIVFDTSAFLAGLQLSLNRVYTTQEVIDEIKDNSSRFNLEISISTGKVIVMKPSPNSNKIVNKTLEKLNERRLSRTDISVIALALDLRPSIVFTDDLSVQNVLKYLGIQYSSVKLNKKVDKSFKFVYECIDCKRKFDKYYSNCPYCGGEIIKRKIEI, encoded by the coding sequence ATGCATATAGTGTTTGATACTTCGGCCTTCTTAGCAGGGTTACAATTATCTCTAAATAGAGTTTATACTACTCAAGAAGTTATAGATGAGATAAAGGATAACTCGTCAAGGTTTAATCTAGAGATCTCGATATCAACTGGCAAAGTAATAGTTATGAAACCATCACCAAATAGTAATAAGATCGTTAATAAGACTTTAGAAAAATTAAATGAGAGAAGGCTTTCAAGAACTGATATCTCTGTTATAGCTCTTGCATTAGATTTACGCCCTTCAATAGTATTCACTGACGACCTTTCAGTTCAAAATGTACTGAAATATTTAGGAATACAATATTCTTCAGTAAAATTAAATAAGAAAGTTGATAAGAGTTTTAAATTCGTATATGAATGTATTGATTGTAAAAGGAAATTTGATAAATATTACTCAAATTGCCCTTATTGTGGGGGAGAAATAATAAAGAGGAAAATTGAAATTTAA
- a CDS encoding AMP-binding protein, translated as MDYITLYEFALEKPEDYWANFAEKLYFFRKWDKVILKDKYIPIAKWFVNSTTNIAYNALNHGGKALIFYQENKRQEEINYTELNKLSSKIASLLLDKGLRKGDRIAIYMPNTIETIATILASARLGIIYTLVFAGLGIQAIESRIKDLEPKLIISTDKTYRRGKEIKLYTQLSNVIIPRDKEFDYPTEFNGFEEVESNEPLKIMYTSGTTGKPKGIILPHGAWMVGNYSVFDLMFSLKSNDIVLTTADVGWITFSRIMYGTLTHGSTLAFMEGAPDYPPNRLSNIIDELQPKVLFTSPTLLRTLQKLDVRLPRVEFIATAGEIMDEQSWKYALKYADKVTDVYGQTELGYVAGYPYSLDGIEPKIGYAGLPFPGALLDTLNEKGISVRNEVGYLVSKNPFPTQFIGIWRDENKFLSYFKKFNAHETGDLAIIDSNGYIKIVGRDDDMIKIAGHRITSGEVESVINSIEGVIESAAVGIPDEIKGEKLVVFYVGNTDQQTIIRKVRELLGPIYVIDKVYKVERLPKSRSGKIVRRVLRDILLGKEIDETILEDAEVIKEIKNEITRS; from the coding sequence ATGGATTATATAACCTTATATGAATTTGCCTTAGAAAAACCTGAAGACTATTGGGCTAACTTTGCTGAAAAACTATATTTCTTTAGAAAATGGGATAAAGTTATACTAAAAGATAAGTACATTCCAATAGCCAAATGGTTCGTAAATAGTACAACTAATATAGCTTATAATGCACTTAATCATGGAGGTAAAGCACTAATATTTTATCAAGAGAATAAAAGGCAAGAAGAAATAAATTATACTGAATTAAATAAATTAAGTTCAAAAATAGCATCACTACTATTAGATAAAGGACTAAGGAAGGGAGATAGAATAGCCATATACATGCCGAATACCATAGAAACAATAGCAACAATATTAGCTAGTGCTAGATTAGGTATTATCTATACACTAGTATTTGCAGGGTTAGGTATTCAAGCGATAGAAAGTAGAATTAAAGATCTTGAACCTAAACTCATAATTTCAACTGACAAAACTTACAGAAGAGGTAAGGAAATAAAGCTATATACACAACTCTCAAATGTAATAATACCTAGGGATAAAGAATTCGACTATCCAACCGAATTTAATGGCTTTGAAGAAGTAGAGAGTAACGAGCCACTTAAAATCATGTACACTTCTGGAACTACAGGAAAACCTAAAGGTATAATATTACCACATGGCGCATGGATGGTAGGTAATTATTCAGTATTTGACCTTATGTTCTCTCTAAAAAGTAATGACATAGTACTAACTACTGCCGATGTAGGTTGGATAACCTTTTCTAGAATAATGTATGGCACATTGACCCATGGTTCAACCTTAGCTTTCATGGAGGGAGCACCAGATTACCCTCCTAATAGGCTATCTAACATCATTGATGAATTACAACCAAAAGTACTATTTACATCACCTACTTTACTTAGAACTCTACAAAAATTAGATGTAAGATTACCTAGAGTTGAATTTATAGCTACAGCAGGAGAAATAATGGATGAACAGTCATGGAAATACGCATTAAAATACGCTGATAAAGTCACTGATGTATACGGGCAAACTGAGTTAGGATATGTTGCTGGATATCCTTACAGTTTAGATGGAATAGAACCTAAAATAGGATATGCGGGATTACCTTTCCCAGGAGCATTACTTGACACTTTAAATGAAAAGGGGATTAGTGTAAGAAATGAAGTAGGCTATCTAGTGTCTAAAAATCCATTCCCTACACAATTTATAGGTATCTGGAGGGATGAAAATAAGTTCTTAAGCTATTTTAAGAAGTTTAACGCTCATGAAACTGGTGATCTAGCAATAATTGATAGCAATGGATATATAAAAATTGTTGGAAGAGATGATGACATGATTAAAATAGCTGGTCACAGAATTACAAGCGGCGAAGTCGAAAGTGTCATAAATTCCATAGAGGGTGTTATAGAATCTGCTGCCGTAGGTATACCAGATGAAATAAAGGGAGAAAAATTGGTAGTTTTTTATGTAGGAAACACAGACCAGCAAACTATTATTAGAAAAGTAAGGGAACTCCTAGGACCTATATATGTAATTGATAAGGTATATAAAGTTGAAAGATTACCTAAATCTAGAAGTGGTAAAATAGTTAGAAGAGTTCTTAGAGATATACTATTAGGGAAGGAAATAGATGAGACTATATTAGAGGATGCTGAAGTAATAAAGGAGATAAAAAATGAGATTACGAGATCCTAA
- a CDS encoding aminotransferase class V-fold PLP-dependent enzyme produces the protein MRLRDPKEFRELVPATKRYIYLNHAAISPTPLPSLFEAYRYLYEISNEGSIAANREEADELFRIRKNIGNLINADPEEISLVPNTSYGINIVAHGLDIKQGENIVTDSLEFPAVVYPFLKLSKKGVKINLVKTNPYTFEEDILSNIDKNTRLVAISHVSFNTGLRVDVKKIAREAKEFGALVLLDIIQSAGAIRIDVRELDIDFAVAGGYKWLMSPQGSGFLYVKKGLIEDPPFYGWKTTTEYLRFDPTNFNLEKGPRRFEIGTIDIAANLALSKSCEIISNNMDLIENSVLSLSQYAIKLSKEYNLEAITPENKRAGIVVIKLNKAREVVQQLANDNIIVSPRGEGIRISTHFYNTEDEIQKTIEKIAKLASYSN, from the coding sequence ATGAGATTACGAGATCCTAAAGAGTTTAGAGAATTAGTACCAGCTACCAAAAGATACATCTACCTTAACCATGCTGCAATCTCACCTACTCCATTACCTTCACTATTTGAGGCCTATAGATATTTATATGAGATATCTAATGAGGGGAGTATAGCAGCAAATAGAGAAGAGGCTGATGAATTATTTCGAATCAGAAAAAATATAGGAAATTTAATAAATGCTGATCCAGAAGAGATTTCACTTGTACCAAATACCAGTTATGGCATAAATATAGTAGCACATGGCCTTGATATTAAACAAGGTGAGAATATAGTAACTGATAGTTTAGAATTCCCAGCAGTAGTTTATCCATTTTTAAAATTAAGCAAGAAAGGAGTAAAAATTAATCTAGTTAAGACAAATCCTTATACATTTGAAGAAGATATTTTATCAAATATAGATAAAAACACAAGATTAGTTGCAATTAGTCACGTAAGCTTTAATACAGGATTAAGAGTAGATGTAAAGAAAATTGCAAGGGAGGCAAAGGAATTCGGAGCATTAGTACTTTTAGATATAATCCAAAGTGCAGGTGCTATAAGGATAGATGTAAGAGAACTTGATATTGATTTTGCAGTTGCCGGAGGATATAAGTGGTTAATGAGCCCTCAAGGCTCAGGGTTCCTATATGTTAAAAAGGGACTTATTGAAGATCCGCCATTTTATGGATGGAAAACTACTACTGAATATTTAAGATTTGATCCAACTAATTTTAACCTAGAAAAAGGACCTAGAAGATTTGAAATAGGTACAATAGATATAGCTGCGAATTTAGCTCTTTCAAAATCGTGTGAAATAATAAGCAATAATATGGATTTAATAGAGAATTCAGTCTTATCGCTTTCCCAATATGCAATTAAGCTTTCGAAGGAATATAATTTAGAAGCCATTACACCAGAAAATAAGAGGGCTGGAATAGTTGTCATAAAACTAAATAAAGCAAGGGAAGTTGTCCAGCAGTTAGCTAATGATAATATAATTGTTTCACCTAGAGGAGAAGGAATAAGAATATCAACACACTTCTATAATACGGAGGACGAAATACAAAAAACTATAGAAAAAATAGCTAAACTTGCAAGCTATTCGAATTAG